A single Paenibacillus kribbensis DNA region contains:
- the aspA gene encoding aspartate ammonia-lyase, whose translation MRLEHDFLGNKEVPSDAYYGVQTLRAKENFPITGQRLHPELIKAMAIVKKGAATVNMELTRLHRPKAEAIIQAADEIIQGQLHDHFIVDPIQGGAGTSINMNTNEVIANRALELMGKQRGDYQEISPNNHVNMAQSTNDAFPTAVHLAVLSMIDQLLVTMSELQEAFSRKAKEFDSVIKMGRTHLQDAVPIRLGQEFQAYARVLGRDIGRVRATKQHLLTINMGATAVGTGLNADRRYIQRVAEVLAEVSGFPLEADENLVDATQNTDAYTEVSAALKICMMNMSKVANDIRLMASGPRAGLGELSLPARQPGSSIMPGKVNPVMCEVINQIAFQVIGNDHTICLASEAGQLELNVMEPVLVYNLLQSLEIMKQGFNVFRIHCVDGIEANVERCREYVENSVGIITALNPHLGYEVVSRIAREAITTGKSVRELSLLYNVLTEEELDIILDPYQMTQPGIAGESLLNRE comes from the coding sequence ATGAGGCTGGAGCATGATTTTTTAGGTAACAAGGAAGTGCCGTCAGACGCCTATTATGGTGTACAAACCCTGAGGGCAAAAGAAAATTTTCCAATTACAGGCCAACGGTTGCACCCTGAACTGATTAAGGCCATGGCGATCGTCAAAAAGGGAGCAGCGACGGTAAATATGGAATTGACCCGCTTGCATCGTCCCAAAGCAGAGGCCATCATTCAGGCAGCTGACGAGATCATTCAAGGGCAGTTGCATGACCATTTCATCGTCGATCCGATTCAGGGCGGCGCAGGCACGTCTATTAATATGAACACAAATGAAGTGATTGCAAACCGGGCGCTGGAGCTGATGGGTAAGCAGCGTGGAGATTATCAGGAGATCAGCCCCAATAACCATGTCAATATGGCGCAATCGACCAACGACGCTTTTCCTACAGCAGTCCATCTGGCTGTATTAAGTATGATTGACCAGTTGCTGGTCACCATGAGTGAGCTTCAAGAAGCGTTTTCCCGTAAGGCGAAAGAGTTTGATAGTGTGATTAAAATGGGTCGGACCCACTTGCAGGATGCAGTGCCGATTCGACTGGGACAGGAGTTTCAGGCTTATGCGCGTGTGCTGGGCCGTGATATCGGTCGCGTCCGTGCGACCAAGCAGCATCTGCTGACGATTAATATGGGAGCGACTGCGGTTGGTACTGGTTTGAACGCAGACCGTCGTTATATTCAGCGTGTCGCTGAGGTGTTGGCAGAGGTCAGCGGCTTCCCGCTGGAAGCTGATGAGAATCTCGTGGATGCTACACAAAATACGGATGCCTACACCGAAGTATCTGCTGCGTTGAAAATTTGTATGATGAACATGTCAAAGGTGGCAAATGACATCCGTCTGATGGCCTCCGGGCCGCGTGCTGGTCTCGGAGAGCTGAGCTTGCCTGCTCGTCAGCCGGGGTCATCCATTATGCCGGGCAAGGTCAACCCGGTGATGTGTGAGGTCATTAACCAAATTGCTTTTCAGGTTATTGGAAATGACCATACGATCTGTCTGGCTTCTGAGGCAGGGCAGCTGGAGCTGAATGTAATGGAGCCTGTGCTTGTCTACAACCTGCTGCAATCACTGGAAATTATGAAGCAGGGCTTCAACGTCTTCCGCATCCATTGTGTGGACGGAATTGAAGCCAATGTAGAGCGGTGTCGTGAATATGTGGAGAACAGTGTAGGCATTATTACAGCACTTAATCCTCATCTCGGATATGAGGTTGTATCCCGCATTGCACGCGAGGCCATCACGACAGGAAAATCGGTGCGTGAACTGAGTCTGCTGTATAATGTCCTGACCGAGGAAGAACTGGACATTATTTTGGACCCGTATCAAATGACCCAGCCTGGCATCGCTGGAGAATCTTTGCTGAATCGTGAATAA
- a CDS encoding GNAT family N-acetyltransferase codes for MSDKIIVYPIQALNEEVVDTLIRLLIDVVADGASIGFLPPLTYLEAAAYWNRVLEDGVVLWIAEKDGVPVGTVQLHLAQKANATHRAEIAKLMVHPSGRRLGIARQLMKAAEEEALRQDRTLLVLDTRVGDPSNRLYESIGFIEAGVIPGYARSADGQLHATRYYYKLLNPHADHC; via the coding sequence GTGTCTGACAAAATAATAGTCTATCCTATCCAAGCTCTGAATGAAGAAGTGGTAGACACATTGATTCGACTTTTAATCGACGTGGTAGCAGACGGTGCTTCTATAGGCTTTTTGCCACCACTGACCTATCTGGAAGCAGCTGCTTACTGGAATCGTGTGCTTGAAGATGGTGTGGTGTTGTGGATTGCCGAGAAGGACGGAGTGCCTGTGGGCACGGTTCAGCTTCATTTGGCTCAAAAAGCCAACGCTACACATCGTGCGGAAATTGCAAAGCTCATGGTGCATCCGTCGGGGCGCAGGCTTGGGATTGCACGACAGTTAATGAAAGCGGCAGAAGAAGAAGCACTTCGTCAGGATAGAACGTTACTGGTGCTGGATACGCGGGTGGGTGATCCTTCCAATAGACTATATGAGTCTATCGGTTTTATAGAAGCGGGTGTGATTCCGGGTTATGCCAGGTCGGCTGATGGTCAGTTGCATGCCACGCGGTATTATTATAAGCTCTTGAATCCCCATGCCGATCATTGCTGA
- a CDS encoding VOC family protein, whose protein sequence is MGVTAKQIFVNLPVKNLQHSIDFFNAIGFEFNAQFTDEHATCMVVSEHIFVMLLVEERFKAFTTKEISDATNSTEAIIALSVESRAKVDEIVHKALEAGGKPSNEPQDHGFMYGWSFQDLDGHLWEFFYMADQ, encoded by the coding sequence GTGGGAGTAACAGCCAAACAAATTTTTGTGAATTTACCGGTTAAAAATCTGCAGCACTCCATTGACTTTTTCAATGCAATTGGATTTGAATTTAATGCTCAATTCACCGATGAACATGCAACCTGTATGGTGGTTAGTGAGCATATTTTTGTTATGCTGCTGGTTGAAGAGCGCTTTAAAGCTTTTACGACAAAAGAAATCTCAGATGCAACCAATAGCACGGAAGCGATTATCGCTTTATCGGTAGAGAGCAGAGCAAAGGTGGACGAGATCGTCCACAAGGCTTTGGAAGCGGGGGGCAAGCCTTCGAACGAACCTCAGGATCATGGTTTTATGTACGGATGGAGCTTTCAGGACTTAGATGGTCATCTGTGGGAATTCTTTTATATGGCAGATCAGTAG
- a CDS encoding AraC family transcriptional regulator, whose translation MEKEVRKDEVTGMLRLKLRLMLKNKQTRLILLLTLCVSFVISGIGLLSYSRYREGLDTELNTPNIELLQINLDVTNRAFRESDNMALDAAYHPDVEAFARIQADGNSLSNSASIIKRLQKYLKALSSHEEIDSVEVISLENHALVSSNYGFLPDWKQAPDTTWVPWIQDIHRKPLLIKRRWYGTDPQYGTVELLSLARPIVEEGKVIGAVLINLDYDRFFSKLYIHLSNSQYVYDLEGELIYPKLRSSVPLNEMNRVLQELDVSPYAYVEIGDMEYMANQTFSDVTGWRLVSLVPMDKLLKNVKLARNMMLWLAFISILAGCSAVYYYNYAAFRPMKKINSLLNSGNRGTRQGGLYDLEPVISKLVGEFHRKSLVVERSLPELRSKYIEDVIQRRMGIQEMRMKWEQYFSDWEGNSLVVMVVSIDRYSTWAASFPEEDAMLLKYALNNILLETLEPCWKAVSAPDEESGFVVLLQFGERAYEAGTEAAVQEGVVLYKSVDRLIQVVGEHLPLTISIGVGHVVKDIQEARESYVKGKEALNLRLYEGYGRSHTNMDCDVYVEKDGSADVLLQEQTRDSTLLDNRRIDMIHTLGSQEPGASAKLIGQWVEELRLHRTAPAQVYLFVHELLEDLLEWCATQSVTPPDKLADYHWNQILTQDLQDIEALLVVILSDMEEKWNERRRSKDFVRVQEMMDYMEHHLHLNIGLQEIADQVHMSVSSVSSMFKEETGSTVYDYLTGLRMKKACALLCETHLKISEIADQVGYRNENSFIRVFRKHKQVTPGKFREISKCSNEYADRPKDRYAGVLEDKYED comes from the coding sequence ATGGAGAAGGAAGTCCGGAAGGATGAAGTTACGGGAATGTTGCGACTTAAGCTTCGGCTAATGCTGAAAAATAAACAGACAAGACTGATTCTGCTGCTTACTCTATGTGTTTCGTTCGTTATTAGCGGGATTGGCCTGCTATCCTATTCGAGGTATCGTGAAGGTTTGGATACCGAACTGAACACTCCTAATATAGAGCTGCTGCAAATTAATCTGGATGTGACCAATCGTGCTTTTCGCGAGTCAGATAACATGGCACTTGATGCGGCTTATCACCCTGATGTGGAGGCATTTGCTCGTATCCAAGCAGATGGAAATTCGCTATCCAATAGCGCTTCCATCATAAAACGACTCCAGAAATATTTGAAAGCCCTTTCTTCACATGAAGAGATTGATTCGGTTGAAGTGATCTCATTGGAGAATCATGCGCTTGTATCCAGCAATTACGGCTTCTTGCCTGATTGGAAACAGGCACCGGATACCACGTGGGTTCCCTGGATTCAGGACATCCACAGGAAGCCGCTACTGATCAAGCGGAGGTGGTATGGCACAGACCCCCAGTATGGGACGGTAGAGCTGCTTTCACTGGCGAGACCCATAGTAGAGGAGGGGAAGGTTATCGGTGCGGTGCTGATCAATCTGGATTACGACCGTTTTTTCTCCAAACTGTATATCCATTTATCCAACTCGCAATACGTGTATGATCTGGAAGGCGAACTGATCTATCCCAAGCTGAGATCGTCCGTACCCTTAAATGAGATGAACCGGGTTTTGCAAGAGCTGGATGTGAGTCCCTATGCTTATGTAGAGATAGGGGATATGGAATATATGGCAAACCAGACCTTTTCGGATGTAACGGGCTGGCGTCTAGTATCGCTCGTTCCTATGGACAAGCTCCTGAAAAATGTAAAGCTGGCGCGCAATATGATGCTGTGGCTGGCCTTTATCTCTATACTGGCTGGATGCTCAGCCGTCTACTATTACAATTATGCGGCTTTTCGCCCCATGAAAAAAATTAATAGCCTGTTGAATTCGGGCAATAGGGGAACGCGCCAAGGAGGGCTGTACGACCTGGAGCCTGTGATTAGCAAGCTGGTTGGAGAGTTCCACCGCAAATCACTGGTGGTTGAGCGAAGCCTGCCTGAGCTGCGTTCCAAATATATTGAAGATGTCATCCAGCGTAGAATGGGCATACAGGAAATGCGGATGAAATGGGAGCAGTATTTTTCCGATTGGGAAGGCAATTCCTTGGTTGTCATGGTCGTATCGATCGACCGATATTCCACGTGGGCCGCAAGCTTTCCAGAAGAGGATGCCATGCTGCTTAAGTATGCGCTGAACAATATTTTGCTGGAGACGCTGGAGCCTTGCTGGAAAGCGGTAAGTGCGCCGGATGAGGAGAGTGGCTTTGTTGTGCTGCTACAGTTCGGCGAGCGAGCATACGAAGCTGGTACGGAGGCTGCTGTCCAAGAGGGCGTTGTGCTTTACAAAAGTGTAGACAGGCTGATCCAGGTTGTCGGTGAGCATCTTCCTTTGACGATTTCTATTGGAGTTGGTCATGTAGTCAAAGATATTCAAGAGGCGCGGGAGTCCTATGTAAAAGGAAAAGAGGCCCTTAACCTGCGCTTGTATGAAGGGTATGGACGCTCACATACAAACATGGACTGCGACGTATATGTGGAAAAGGATGGCTCAGCGGATGTGCTGCTACAGGAGCAGACTCGGGATTCAACGCTGCTGGACAATCGGCGTATTGACATGATTCATACTCTGGGGTCACAGGAACCGGGTGCAAGTGCCAAGCTGATCGGCCAATGGGTTGAAGAGCTTCGTCTTCACAGGACAGCTCCAGCCCAAGTTTACCTTTTTGTTCATGAATTGCTGGAAGATTTGCTAGAATGGTGTGCCACCCAAAGTGTGACACCGCCGGATAAGCTTGCTGATTACCATTGGAATCAGATTCTGACGCAGGATCTGCAAGATATTGAGGCATTGCTGGTCGTCATTCTGTCGGATATGGAAGAAAAATGGAATGAACGCAGACGATCCAAGGATTTTGTGCGTGTGCAAGAGATGATGGATTATATGGAGCATCATCTGCATTTAAACATAGGGCTGCAGGAGATTGCGGATCAGGTTCACATGAGTGTATCCTCGGTCAGCAGCATGTTCAAGGAAGAGACGGGGAGTACCGTTTACGACTATTTGACTGGATTACGCATGAAAAAAGCATGTGCTTTACTGTGCGAAACCCATTTGAAAATTAGTGAAATTGCAGACCAGGTCGGATACCGGAATGAGAACAGCTTTATTCGTGTATTCCGCAAGCATAAACAGGTGACTCCAGGGAAATTCCGGGAAATCAGCAAATGTTCTAATGAATATGCAGATCGACCAAAAGATCGATATGCTGGCGTTTTAGAAGATAAATACGAAGATTAA
- a CDS encoding tripartite tricarboxylate transporter substrate binding protein translates to MKKKPWQKYVLVAAGVAMLSALSISEYVDHRTLRDHSNTFPMKPITLVVPYAAGGGTDITARALAKAAAKHLGQPITVVNRTGGGGSVGLMEGAEAQADGYTVTYLVAELTTLPHLGLLPLTYERFKPLLQTNMDPSAITVRADAPWKTAEAFLEDASAHPGKLKMGNAGTGSIWHLAAAMLEQKSGVRFTHIPYEGAGPAVSALMSGFVDAVPVSPAEVKTYVDQGKLRILAIQADTISEAFPSVPTLQQATGLRVHFIGTWRGLAVPKDTPDDIAGMLADALIKGTEDEEFREEMRKHGLGLRVKDAEAFARQLKESHDTFARLIPDLGLSRK, encoded by the coding sequence ATGAAGAAAAAGCCATGGCAAAAATATGTGCTGGTTGCGGCAGGAGTAGCTATGCTTTCTGCCTTGAGTATCAGTGAATATGTGGATCACCGCACCCTGCGGGATCACAGCAATACATTTCCTATGAAGCCAATTACGCTTGTCGTTCCTTATGCGGCAGGGGGTGGTACAGATATTACCGCCAGAGCGCTCGCAAAGGCCGCCGCAAAGCATCTCGGTCAGCCAATCACCGTCGTTAACCGGACGGGGGGCGGCGGTTCCGTTGGGCTGATGGAGGGGGCTGAGGCGCAGGCGGATGGCTACACCGTAACGTATCTGGTTGCGGAGCTGACTACGTTACCCCATTTGGGACTGCTGCCGCTCACCTATGAGCGCTTTAAGCCGCTGCTTCAAACCAATATGGACCCTTCTGCCATTACGGTCAGGGCGGATGCGCCGTGGAAGACAGCGGAGGCATTTCTGGAGGATGCCAGTGCCCATCCCGGCAAGCTGAAAATGGGCAATGCAGGTACGGGCAGCATCTGGCACCTCGCTGCCGCGATGCTGGAGCAGAAAAGCGGTGTTCGCTTCACTCATATCCCTTATGAGGGGGCGGGGCCAGCCGTTTCCGCTTTGATGAGCGGATTCGTGGATGCTGTACCCGTTAGCCCCGCAGAAGTGAAAACATATGTGGACCAAGGAAAGCTTCGCATACTGGCGATCCAGGCAGACACGATTTCGGAAGCGTTTCCAAGTGTGCCGACACTCCAGCAGGCCACCGGGCTGCGTGTGCATTTTATTGGCACCTGGAGAGGGCTGGCTGTACCAAAGGACACACCGGATGACATTGCCGGGATGCTGGCAGACGCACTGATCAAGGGGACAGAGGACGAGGAATTCAGGGAGGAAATGCGCAAGCATGGGCTAGGATTGCGTGTCAAGGATGCAGAGGCATTTGCACGGCAGCTGAAGGAGAGCCATGATACCTTCGCAAGACTGATTCCTGATCTCGGCCTGAGCCGCAAGTAA
- a CDS encoding restriction endonuclease, whose translation MLLEQLSAYRELGIGLIVVFVLLVLIIRGLIRGRRNRILRDLDPRRIGIQDIDRMEDGSEFELYLQRLLSALGYKDIYKTTGSRDFGADLVFTDREGARVVIQAKRYGVQHPVGLGAVQEIYTSMRYYAADKSVVITSGRYTDSCKTLAAVNGVKLLDRNDLMDMIDLFKTKRREEAMDLIESKADVIASKWSKGK comes from the coding sequence ATGCTGCTGGAGCAATTATCCGCATATAGGGAATTAGGGATAGGACTTATTGTAGTCTTCGTGTTGCTTGTACTTATTATAAGAGGACTTATACGTGGTCGCCGGAATCGAATTTTACGCGATCTGGACCCACGGCGAATTGGAATTCAGGATATCGATCGTATGGAGGACGGCTCGGAATTTGAGCTTTATTTGCAACGACTATTATCTGCCCTTGGCTATAAGGACATCTATAAAACAACCGGCAGCCGGGACTTTGGGGCGGATTTGGTTTTTACAGACCGTGAAGGCGCCAGAGTCGTAATCCAGGCCAAGCGCTATGGTGTACAACATCCGGTAGGATTGGGTGCGGTGCAGGAGATTTACACCTCCATGCGCTATTATGCGGCAGACAAGTCTGTCGTCATCACCTCCGGGCGTTATACCGATTCATGTAAAACACTTGCTGCTGTGAACGGAGTTAAATTATTGGACCGCAACGACTTGATGGACATGATTGATTTGTTCAAAACGAAACGCCGTGAGGAAGCTATGGATTTAATAGAGAGTAAAGCAGATGTGATTGCTTCCAAATGGAGTAAAGGCAAATAG
- a CDS encoding BMP family lipoprotein, translating into MKKRAVLLTFKWIPMVIIFALLLGACGQSAAQTKAQPMKVGIVLSDIGLGDQSYSDAAFRGLIQARDEGKIVFEYREISETKTYDAAFEQLAQEKADLIIGLGYMVKDSLEAVAKKYPDRSFLIVDEKSDLPNVASITFKEEEGSFMAGVVAGLTSHTEQVGFIGGVESPLLKKFEAGYRTGVQSVKPDAKVTATYAGDFGKPELGTEIAQDMINQNQIDVIYAAAGLTGVGALQEAQKQQKYAIGVDSDQFFIAEKAVVTSMIKNVDIAIYKAVTGFADHQRKFTDKNMVFGLAEDGIGLAPIRVVTLNQDQQKLLDDLKEKIKSGALVVPAQ; encoded by the coding sequence ATGAAGAAACGAGCTGTATTATTAACTTTTAAGTGGATTCCCATGGTCATCATTTTTGCATTACTGCTGGGAGCATGTGGACAATCGGCAGCACAAACCAAGGCACAGCCCATGAAGGTGGGAATCGTACTGTCAGACATCGGTCTGGGCGATCAATCCTACAGCGACGCAGCTTTTCGAGGCTTGATCCAGGCACGGGATGAAGGCAAAATTGTGTTTGAATACCGGGAAATTTCGGAGACCAAGACATATGATGCTGCTTTTGAGCAGCTTGCGCAAGAGAAAGCAGATTTAATCATTGGATTGGGTTATATGGTAAAGGACAGTCTGGAAGCCGTTGCTAAAAAATATCCGGACCGCAGCTTTTTAATCGTGGATGAAAAATCGGATCTACCGAATGTGGCTTCGATCACCTTTAAAGAAGAAGAGGGCAGCTTTATGGCTGGAGTCGTCGCAGGTTTGACCAGTCACACAGAGCAGGTAGGCTTTATCGGAGGCGTGGAGTCTCCCCTGTTAAAAAAGTTTGAGGCTGGATATCGCACAGGAGTTCAATCCGTCAAGCCGGATGCCAAAGTCACCGCGACGTATGCCGGAGATTTTGGAAAGCCGGAGCTAGGCACGGAGATTGCACAGGATATGATCAATCAGAATCAGATTGATGTTATTTATGCAGCAGCAGGTCTGACGGGCGTGGGGGCACTACAGGAAGCGCAAAAGCAGCAAAAATATGCGATCGGGGTTGACAGCGATCAGTTTTTCATTGCGGAAAAGGCGGTTGTCACCTCCATGATCAAAAATGTGGACATTGCGATATATAAAGCAGTCACAGGCTTTGCAGATCATCAAAGAAAATTTACGGACAAGAATATGGTGTTCGGTCTTGCGGAGGATGGGATAGGATTAGCACCTATTCGTGTCGTGACACTGAATCAGGATCAGCAAAAGTTGCTGGATGATTTAAAGGAAAAAATCAAGTCCGGCGCGCTTGTGGTACCTGCCCAATAA
- a CDS encoding methyl-accepting chemotaxis protein, giving the protein MKLQGKLVLNAMVSLIACLALVAYIIFELLRINSQSSNLVPAMLNVQQLNAYLIQSGQALQNYSSSMTESNKADVLKQLTQSEKTITLLSQGMMQTEAQQKRLSSVKIKFSKFKTATEKAMSTQNSPESKREAMRVQGIQNDVFMLDLLTKARYDEYTEDLTKSIRFTWQLALAGAVFLMVAVGLYNTYTSRQLALRTRRLTDAAKQIAEGNLTVQLAQTKGRDELDELNESFRVMIGNLRTIVLSIDQAGNRVDLMARDIDQYNEAMKEIVTQVSTSTEELAIGSQKIAEDLSTTVGVVDEMQQKFEANLLETTQSTAYSEDALHAVEQGTQVMSEQLRIVAENRSAMAEVEQTVKELEANAAEITTMTGYVSEIASQTSLLSLNASIEAARAGEAGRGFAVVANEVKKLANQSESAVKQIYTAVERIMQAMDKVKTSVAQSQDLFREQEKATSSTGESFAEISDKVQQIAGQVSKLSTDMNVSRELSVQVQQAIENMSAITQQSAAGSEEITASTVEQKRSFEESAEKVKELRQIREEMQRELDRFQVEKTS; this is encoded by the coding sequence ATGAAACTGCAAGGTAAACTGGTGCTGAACGCGATGGTTTCCCTGATCGCTTGCCTGGCTTTAGTAGCGTATATTATTTTCGAATTACTACGTATTAACTCGCAAAGCAGCAATCTTGTACCTGCTATGCTAAATGTACAGCAGCTCAATGCTTATTTGATTCAGTCGGGGCAGGCGTTGCAAAATTATTCTTCTTCCATGACGGAGAGCAACAAAGCCGACGTTTTGAAGCAGCTGACTCAGTCTGAAAAAACGATTACGCTGCTATCGCAGGGCATGATGCAGACCGAAGCGCAGCAAAAACGTCTGAGTTCGGTTAAAATCAAATTCAGCAAGTTTAAGACAGCAACGGAAAAAGCAATGAGCACTCAAAACAGCCCGGAGTCCAAGCGGGAGGCCATGCGCGTACAAGGGATTCAAAACGATGTATTTATGCTGGACTTGCTGACTAAGGCACGATATGACGAATACACAGAGGACTTGACCAAGAGCATTCGTTTTACCTGGCAATTGGCCTTGGCAGGTGCTGTTTTTCTTATGGTGGCGGTCGGGTTATATAATACATATACCTCCAGGCAGCTTGCCCTCAGAACCCGCAGGTTAACGGATGCCGCGAAGCAAATTGCCGAGGGGAATCTGACCGTGCAGCTCGCCCAAACGAAAGGACGCGATGAGCTGGATGAGCTCAACGAGTCGTTCCGGGTCATGATTGGCAACTTGCGTACCATTGTTCTTTCTATTGATCAGGCGGGTAATCGTGTCGATCTGATGGCTCGGGATATTGACCAGTATAATGAAGCCATGAAGGAAATTGTGACACAAGTCAGCACATCAACAGAGGAACTGGCGATAGGCAGCCAGAAAATTGCCGAGGATCTGTCGACGACGGTTGGTGTGGTGGACGAGATGCAGCAGAAGTTTGAGGCCAATCTGCTGGAAACGACGCAGTCGACCGCGTATAGTGAGGATGCTTTGCATGCCGTTGAGCAGGGTACGCAGGTCATGAGCGAGCAACTGCGCATCGTTGCGGAAAATCGCTCAGCGATGGCCGAAGTGGAACAGACAGTCAAGGAGCTGGAGGCCAATGCAGCCGAGATTACAACCATGACCGGCTACGTATCTGAAATTGCCAGCCAGACATCGCTGCTGTCCTTGAATGCTTCCATTGAGGCTGCGCGTGCAGGTGAAGCGGGAAGAGGCTTTGCCGTCGTAGCCAATGAAGTGAAAAAACTGGCAAACCAATCAGAGTCCGCTGTCAAGCAAATTTATACCGCTGTTGAGCGTATTATGCAGGCCATGGATAAAGTGAAGACTTCTGTGGCGCAAAGTCAGGATCTGTTCCGTGAGCAGGAGAAGGCTACCTCCTCCACCGGCGAATCGTTCGCAGAGATTAGTGACAAAGTGCAGCAAATTGCTGGCCAGGTCAGCAAGCTATCGACAGATATGAATGTATCGCGGGAACTAAGCGTACAGGTGCAGCAAGCTATCGAAAATATGAGTGCTATCACTCAGCAGTCTGCCGCAGGCAGCGAAGAAATTACGGCATCCACGGTGGAACAGAAGCGTTCCTTTGAGGAATCGGCTGAGAAGGTGAAAGAGCTTCGTCAGATTCGCGAGGAGATGCAGCGCGAGCTGGATCGTTTCCAGGTGGAGAAAACGAGCTAA
- a CDS encoding DUF1641 domain-containing protein, whose product MAKPISIVRKRVLTEEERQQQSLDQLTADLADNGPALQKTLEIVRELHDSGLLEAAQSMLKAKESIAKIAVGQATRKPVTNIINNLMGAAGMLSEVDPELMNKLTSSVTSGLSEAEEHLQQNKKTRLRDLMKAMNDPDVNRAMGFGIHFLKGMGKGLSNK is encoded by the coding sequence ATGGCCAAGCCTATTTCAATTGTGAGAAAACGTGTTTTGACAGAAGAAGAACGACAACAACAATCGCTGGATCAGCTTACTGCTGATTTGGCAGATAACGGGCCCGCATTGCAGAAAACGCTCGAAATTGTACGTGAGCTGCACGACAGCGGTCTTCTCGAAGCAGCACAGTCTATGCTGAAAGCCAAAGAAAGCATCGCCAAAATTGCTGTGGGACAAGCGACACGCAAACCTGTAACAAATATCATCAACAATCTGATGGGGGCAGCCGGAATGCTGTCCGAGGTAGACCCCGAGCTGATGAACAAGCTGACCAGCAGCGTGACTTCAGGCCTGAGCGAGGCTGAAGAGCATCTACAGCAGAACAAAAAAACTCGGCTGCGCGATCTCATGAAGGCGATGAATGATCCGGATGTAAACCGGGCCATGGGCTTTGGCATTCATTTTCTCAAAGGAATGGGAAAAGGGTTGTCCAATAAATAG
- the kdgT gene encoding 2-keto-3-deoxygluconate transporter, giving the protein MKIKQSIDKIPGGIMLVPLFIGALLHTFTPWAGDYFGSFTKGLMTGTVPILAVWFFCMGASIDVRATGTVLRKSGTLVLTKIAVAWVVAIIASRLLPVDGVESGLFAGLSVLALISAMDMTNGGLYASIMQQYGSKEEAGAFVLMSLESGPLVTMLILGSTGLAVFEPQTFVGAVLPFLVGFALGNLDHDFRKYFGNATQALIPFFGFALGCSIDLSVIVQTGVLGILLGIFVIIITGIPLMLADKYIGGGNGTAGIAASSTAGAAVANPVIVANIKPEFLPVAQSATALVAASVIVTSILVPILTAYWANYMKRKGESKGAGPVNPGANVPK; this is encoded by the coding sequence ATGAAAATTAAACAAAGCATTGATAAAATTCCAGGGGGCATTATGCTGGTGCCGCTGTTTATTGGCGCACTGCTTCATACGTTTACGCCATGGGCAGGAGACTATTTTGGATCTTTTACCAAGGGGCTAATGACGGGTACGGTACCCATTTTGGCAGTGTGGTTTTTTTGTATGGGTGCTTCCATTGATGTTCGGGCGACGGGTACCGTATTGCGTAAATCAGGTACGCTTGTATTGACTAAAATCGCAGTCGCCTGGGTAGTGGCGATCATTGCCTCCAGACTGCTGCCTGTTGATGGTGTGGAAAGCGGGCTGTTTGCAGGTTTGTCCGTGCTGGCGCTGATTTCCGCCATGGATATGACGAACGGCGGGCTGTACGCCTCTATTATGCAGCAATATGGCTCCAAGGAAGAGGCAGGAGCATTCGTGCTGATGTCCCTGGAATCAGGTCCATTGGTGACAATGCTGATTTTGGGCAGTACCGGCTTGGCCGTTTTTGAGCCGCAGACATTTGTGGGCGCGGTCTTACCATTTCTGGTCGGATTTGCATTAGGCAATCTGGACCACGATTTCCGTAAATACTTTGGTAACGCAACGCAAGCCTTGATTCCATTTTTCGGCTTTGCACTTGGTTGTTCCATTGACCTGAGTGTCATTGTCCAGACGGGCGTGCTTGGTATTTTGTTAGGCATCTTTGTCATTATCATTACGGGTATCCCACTGATGCTGGCGGATAAATATATCGGCGGCGGCAATGGCACAGCAGGGATTGCAGCCTCCAGTACGGCAGGTGCAGCAGTAGCGAATCCGGTTATTGTCGCGAATATCAAGCCTGAGTTTTTGCCTGTAGCGCAGTCAGCAACGGCATTAGTTGCCGCTTCGGTCATTGTGACCTCCATTTTGGTGCCTATTCTGACGGCATACTGGGCCAACTATATGAAACGTAAAGGAGAGTCCAAAGGTGCAGGACCTGTAAATCCAGGCGCGAATGTACCCAAATAA